From Pseudomonadota bacterium, one genomic window encodes:
- a CDS encoding response regulator transcription factor: protein MPNRYRCLIVDDEALGRELISTHLEQFPQFEVVASCASAVEASRVLAEESVDLLFLDIEMPVMKGTDFYQGLRERPAVIFTTAYRDYAVEGFELEAVDYLLKPIVFARFFTAIQRFLASREGANLAEDATPTAGDAAGGTIFVRKDRKHLRLWLDEILYVHSAKDYLEVYTKTQMHMIKGTMNAFSTKLGSAFLRIHRSYLVNHRHITAITAHDVEVGSVELPISDQYRAAVMAVIEAR, encoded by the coding sequence ATGCCCAATCGATACCGCTGCCTGATCGTCGACGACGAGGCCCTCGGCCGCGAACTCATCAGCACGCACCTGGAGCAGTTCCCCCAGTTCGAGGTGGTGGCATCGTGCGCGAGCGCGGTGGAGGCGAGTCGCGTGCTGGCCGAGGAATCCGTGGACCTGCTGTTCCTCGACATCGAGATGCCGGTGATGAAGGGCACGGACTTCTACCAGGGGCTGCGCGAGCGCCCCGCGGTGATCTTCACCACGGCCTATCGCGACTATGCGGTGGAAGGTTTTGAGTTGGAGGCCGTCGACTACCTGCTGAAACCGATCGTCTTCGCACGGTTCTTCACGGCCATCCAGCGGTTCCTTGCCTCACGGGAGGGAGCGAATCTCGCGGAAGATGCCACCCCAACGGCCGGCGACGCGGCTGGCGGCACCATCTTCGTGCGCAAAGACCGCAAGCACCTGCGCTTATGGCTGGACGAGATCCTCTACGTGCACAGCGCGAAGGACTATCTCGAGGTGTACACCAAGACCCAGATGCACATGATCAAGGGCACGATGAACGCCTTCTCGACCAAGCTCGGGTCCGCGTTCCTGCGCATTCACCGTTCTTACCTGGTGAACCACCGGCACATCACGGCGATCACGGCGCACGACGTGGAGGTGGGGAGTGTCGAGCTGCCGATCAGCGATCAGTACCGTGCTGCCGTCATGGCGGTGATAGAAGCACGGTAG
- a CDS encoding SDR family oxidoreductase produces the protein MRRLVALMTLLALGASSAYADDHNAPSPRAVLVTGASSGLGHRIATTLADEGFYVYAGARKARDIDALSAHPNMEGIRLDVTRQDEIDAAVATIRARGRGLYGLVNNAGVFLFDPLIEVSEDDMQFIMDVNVMGPYRVTKAFAPLIIESEGRITTTGSVAGLFSATLFGPYGMSKHAMEAYTDALAGEMAKFDVEVSIVEPGNFRSNIMKNMHRRLEQLDRGERTSAFREEIARFASFAQQDRSHHADPQPVADAVLHFLTAQDPKMRYLVVPNEREATLAISRSLAKVLELNGDHRFAKSRDELVAILDDLLDAKAVSR, from the coding sequence GTGAGACGACTCGTTGCCCTAATGACCTTGCTCGCCCTTGGTGCTTCCAGCGCGTACGCCGATGACCATAACGCCCCTTCGCCACGGGCCGTGCTCGTCACCGGTGCGAGCTCGGGTCTCGGCCACCGCATCGCCACCACCCTGGCCGACGAGGGCTTCTACGTCTACGCGGGCGCGCGCAAGGCCCGCGACATCGACGCCCTGAGTGCCCACCCGAACATGGAGGGTATCCGCCTGGACGTTACCCGCCAGGACGAGATCGATGCCGCCGTCGCCACCATTCGTGCGCGCGGCCGTGGCCTGTACGGCCTGGTCAATAACGCCGGCGTGTTCCTCTTCGATCCCCTGATCGAGGTGAGCGAAGACGACATGCAGTTCATCATGGACGTCAACGTGATGGGCCCCTACCGCGTCACCAAGGCGTTCGCGCCGCTCATCATCGAGAGCGAAGGACGCATCACCACCACCGGTTCCGTCGCCGGGTTGTTCTCCGCCACCCTGTTCGGCCCCTACGGCATGTCCAAGCACGCGATGGAGGCCTACACGGACGCCCTGGCGGGCGAGATGGCCAAGTTCGATGTGGAGGTGAGCATCGTCGAGCCCGGCAACTTCCGCTCCAACATCATGAAGAACATGCACCGGCGCCTGGAGCAGTTGGATCGGGGGGAGCGCACGTCCGCGTTCCGCGAGGAGATCGCCCGCTTCGCCTCCTTCGCCCAGCAGGATCGTTCGCATCATGCCGACCCACAGCCCGTGGCCGACGCGGTACTGCATTTCCTCACGGCGCAGGATCCGAAGATGCGCTACCTCGTCGTGCCTAACGAGCGCGAGGCTACGCTGGCGATCTCCCGGTCGCTTGCCAAGGTGCTGGAGCTCAATGGCGATCACCGCTTTGCCAAGAGCCGTGATGAGCTCGTCGCCATCCTCGATGATCTCCTGGACGCCAAGGCGGTGAGTCGGTGA
- a CDS encoding sensor histidine kinase, with the protein MLIAGLFWAVVVLVNLGPDWQRFATAREALEVIGLTTVLQMAVAAVTIAYLVPRWLDKGATGRFLLLLLLAVLCAAEVNILVSYFYLEPTHTEGYGARYQEILGDLTLVERLGFSWVSRYILLSKLPHLVLPAAVLIAVRYYRRQQSLLQLREQQQAAELNALKSQLNPHFIFNTLNNIYALALKRSTLTAEAVARLSSILDYVLYRGSERVVSLRDEVAMIEAYIALEQLRFGDRLTVHFSQHASPDHQVPPLLFLTLLENAFKHGVATSLDAAVIEISLVEEAGALRFAISNSRPPASAPARRDAGEQAIGLRNLQRQLALQCPDTHELTLVDGDDRYTATLTLTDTCPIDTAA; encoded by the coding sequence GTGCTGATAGCCGGCCTGTTCTGGGCGGTGGTGGTGCTCGTCAATCTGGGGCCGGACTGGCAGCGCTTTGCCACGGCCCGCGAGGCGCTGGAGGTGATCGGCCTCACCACAGTGCTGCAAATGGCGGTGGCCGCCGTCACCATCGCTTACCTCGTGCCGCGGTGGCTCGATAAGGGCGCCACTGGCCGCTTCCTGCTACTGCTGCTGCTCGCCGTGCTATGCGCAGCAGAGGTAAACATCCTCGTCAGCTACTTCTATCTGGAGCCCACCCACACGGAGGGCTACGGCGCCCGCTACCAGGAGATCCTCGGCGACCTCACCCTCGTCGAACGTCTCGGATTCTCCTGGGTCAGCCGCTACATCCTGCTCTCGAAGCTGCCCCACCTCGTGCTGCCGGCGGCCGTACTCATCGCCGTGCGCTACTACCGGCGCCAGCAGTCCCTCCTGCAGCTGCGCGAGCAGCAGCAGGCGGCTGAGCTGAATGCGCTGAAGAGCCAGCTGAACCCCCACTTCATCTTCAACACGCTCAACAACATCTACGCCCTCGCCCTCAAGCGCTCCACGCTGACCGCGGAAGCGGTGGCGCGGCTGTCGAGCATCCTCGACTACGTGTTGTACCGAGGCAGCGAGCGCGTCGTCTCCCTGCGCGATGAGGTGGCGATGATCGAGGCCTACATCGCCCTCGAGCAGCTGCGCTTTGGCGATCGGCTCACGGTGCACTTCTCCCAGCACGCCTCGCCCGACCACCAGGTGCCGCCCCTGCTGTTCCTGACCCTGCTGGAGAACGCCTTCAAGCACGGCGTGGCCACGTCCCTCGATGCGGCGGTGATCGAGATCAGCCTCGTGGAGGAGGCGGGTGCGCTACGCTTTGCGATCAGCAACAGCCGCCCGCCCGCGTCCGCCCCGGCTCGACGCGACGCTGGTGAACAAGCCATCGGGCTTCGCAATCTGCAGCGCCAGCTCGCCCTGCAGTGCCCGGACACGCACGAACTCACCCTGGTGGACGGCGACGACCGCTACACCGCCACCCTGACGCTGACGGACACATGCCCAATCGATACCGCTGCCTGA
- a CDS encoding peptide deformylase, which translates to MRYRQRMSVQPILQLGTPSLFEPCQALTAGDVPRLSAQVQDLHDTMRAFQAEHGWGRAIAAPQIGVPWRIVAMRVGGDAPQTFYNPVLDDHDHDQMEYWEDCMSFPNLLVRVRMPKACRLTYRDAEWREHRVWLTGDYAALLQHEVDHLDGVLATQRAIDERSLALRSTQPPKNLAWQGEFQRLT; encoded by the coding sequence ATGCGCTATCGTCAGCGTATGTCAGTGCAACCGATCCTTCAGCTCGGTACCCCGAGCTTGTTCGAACCCTGCCAAGCGCTCACCGCGGGCGACGTGCCGCGGCTATCCGCGCAGGTGCAAGATCTCCACGACACGATGCGCGCCTTTCAGGCCGAGCACGGCTGGGGGCGTGCCATCGCCGCCCCGCAGATTGGCGTGCCGTGGCGCATCGTCGCCATGAGGGTGGGGGGCGATGCGCCGCAGACCTTCTACAACCCGGTGCTGGACGATCACGATCACGATCAGATGGAGTACTGGGAAGACTGCATGAGCTTCCCCAACCTGCTGGTGCGCGTGCGGATGCCCAAGGCGTGTCGACTGACCTATCGGGACGCCGAGTGGCGGGAACATCGCGTGTGGCTGACCGGCGACTACGCCGCGCTGCTCCAGCATGAGGTCGATCACCTCGACGGCGTGCTCGCCACCCAACGGGCCATCGATGAGCGTTCCTTGGCCTTGCGCAGCACCCAGCCGCCGAAGAACCTGGCCTGGCAGGGGGAGTTCCAGCGCCTTACCTAG